A part of Spiribacter vilamensis genomic DNA contains:
- a CDS encoding ABC transporter transmembrane domain-containing protein, whose translation MRRFGGLVRLAGYLRPYWRQALIAGIALIVAAGSVLGIGQGLRLVIDQGLASGTGATLDRALLVTAGVVLVLSVAAALRFYWVMWIGERVAADLRRDVFERLLELDPGFYLRNGVGEIQSRMTTDTALLQSVLGSTFSMALRNALLLAGTLIMLVVTQPALSALVIAGIPIVLAPMLIVGRRVRRLSRLSQDRIADVGSYAGETLGGIETVQAFVHEPVDRRVFGDRVEEAFAIAVRRIRQRAGLNAVALLLAFSGVAFVLWRGGSAVIAGAMSAGELSAFLFYAVLAAGAVGVLSEVAGELFRASGAAERLFELLDAEPAIQSPNHPITLPVPARGEVVLEAVAFRYPTRPEPPALTGVDLVVHAGETLALVGPSGAGKSTLISLLLRFHDPSSGRITLDGVDLRDADPAAVRQRMALVAQEPVLFTGTVADNIRFGNPSAERDRIVDAAKAANCQGFVDALPAGLDTDIGPGGVQLSGGQRQRIAIARAILRDPALLLLDEATSSLDAESEQQVQTALTRLMTHRTSVVIAHRLATVRNADRIAVLETGTVRAIGTHDQLMATDDLYAHLAALQFQAG comes from the coding sequence GTGAGACGCTTCGGTGGTCTGGTACGGCTTGCCGGGTATCTGCGTCCGTACTGGCGGCAGGCGCTCATTGCCGGTATCGCGCTGATCGTCGCCGCCGGCAGTGTCCTGGGTATCGGCCAGGGATTGCGGCTGGTCATTGATCAGGGCCTCGCGAGTGGCACCGGTGCCACGCTCGACCGCGCATTACTGGTGACCGCCGGGGTCGTCCTGGTGCTGTCGGTGGCCGCGGCGCTGCGGTTCTACTGGGTCATGTGGATCGGTGAGCGCGTAGCCGCCGATCTGCGCCGCGACGTGTTCGAGCGCCTGCTCGAGCTCGATCCAGGGTTCTACCTGCGCAACGGCGTGGGGGAGATCCAGTCGCGGATGACCACGGATACGGCGCTGTTGCAGAGCGTGCTGGGCTCGACCTTCTCGATGGCCCTGCGCAATGCACTGCTACTCGCCGGCACGCTGATCATGCTCGTGGTGACGCAACCCGCCCTGAGCGCGCTGGTCATTGCCGGGATCCCCATCGTGCTGGCACCCATGTTGATCGTTGGCCGTCGTGTGCGGCGGCTCTCGCGGCTCAGCCAGGATCGTATTGCCGATGTCGGCAGTTATGCCGGCGAGACGCTCGGGGGGATCGAGACGGTTCAGGCCTTTGTCCACGAGCCCGTGGACCGGCGGGTTTTCGGCGATCGGGTGGAGGAGGCGTTCGCGATCGCCGTCCGCCGGATCCGTCAGCGCGCCGGGTTGAACGCCGTGGCGCTGCTGCTGGCCTTCAGCGGTGTGGCGTTCGTGCTCTGGCGAGGGGGGAGCGCCGTCATCGCCGGAGCAATGAGCGCGGGTGAGCTCTCGGCGTTCCTCTTCTACGCCGTACTGGCGGCCGGCGCCGTCGGTGTACTCTCGGAAGTGGCCGGCGAGCTGTTCCGCGCCTCGGGGGCGGCGGAGCGGCTGTTCGAGCTGCTGGATGCCGAGCCCGCCATCCAGTCCCCGAACCACCCCATTACCCTGCCGGTGCCCGCCCGCGGCGAGGTCGTACTCGAGGCGGTGGCGTTTCGCTATCCAACCCGCCCGGAGCCGCCGGCACTGACCGGCGTGGATCTGGTGGTCCATGCCGGTGAGACACTGGCACTGGTGGGTCCGTCCGGTGCCGGCAAGAGCACCCTGATCAGCCTGTTATTGCGCTTCCACGATCCGTCTTCGGGCCGTATCACACTGGATGGCGTGGATCTGCGTGATGCCGACCCGGCGGCCGTTCGCCAGCGCATGGCCCTGGTGGCGCAGGAGCCGGTGCTGTTCACCGGTACCGTCGCGGACAATATCCGCTTCGGCAATCCGTCCGCGGAACGCGACCGGATCGTCGATGCGGCGAAGGCCGCGAACTGCCAGGGCTTTGTCGATGCATTGCCGGCTGGGCTTGATACCGATATCGGCCCCGGGGGCGTGCAACTCTCCGGTGGTCAACGGCAGCGGATCGCGATTGCAAGGGCCATTCTGCGCGATCCGGCCTTATTGCTACTCGATGAGGCGACCAGCAGCCTGGATGCCGAGAGCGAGCAGCAGGTGCAAACCGCTTTAACCCGGCTGATGACGCACCGGACCAGCGTCGTGATTGCTCACCGGCTCGCGACGGTGCGCAACGCCGACCGGATCGCGGTGCTCGAGACGGGCACGGTGCGGGCCATCGGGACGCATGACCAGCTCATGGCAACCGACGACCTCTATGCCCATCTCGCGGCATTGCAGTTCCAGGCCGGCTAG
- the fabI gene encoding enoyl-ACP reductase FabI, with the protein MTDQATGGAFSLNGRVGVVTGLANENSIAYGCARALAAQGAECIVTYASEKAERFVMPLAESMGNPEYQLVDVQDAESLEALFNRARERWGRLDFVIHSIAFAPLAELQGRLTDTTSDGFSLAMDVSCHSFVRMARLAEPLMAEGGSLICMTYHGADQAVENYNLMGPVKAALESSTRYLATELGPQGIRVNAISPGPIRTRAASGLKDFEALATDGETHSPLRRLVSVEDIGNTAAYLISDAGSSVTGGIHYVDGGHHVRF; encoded by the coding sequence ATGACCGATCAAGCAACTGGCGGCGCCTTCTCGCTCAACGGGCGGGTAGGGGTCGTCACCGGCCTGGCCAACGAAAACAGCATTGCCTACGGCTGTGCGCGGGCACTGGCCGCCCAGGGGGCGGAGTGCATCGTGACCTATGCCAGTGAGAAGGCCGAACGCTTCGTCATGCCGCTGGCCGAGTCCATGGGTAACCCCGAGTACCAGCTCGTCGACGTGCAGGACGCCGAATCGCTGGAAGCGCTCTTCAACCGGGCCCGGGAGCGCTGGGGCCGACTCGATTTCGTGATCCATTCCATTGCCTTCGCCCCGCTCGCGGAGCTGCAGGGGCGCCTGACGGATACGACCAGTGACGGCTTCTCGCTGGCGATGGACGTCTCCTGCCATTCATTCGTGCGCATGGCGCGGCTTGCCGAGCCGTTAATGGCGGAGGGCGGCAGTCTGATCTGCATGACCTACCACGGGGCGGACCAGGCGGTGGAGAACTACAATCTGATGGGGCCGGTGAAAGCGGCGCTCGAGTCGTCCACCCGTTATCTTGCCACCGAGCTCGGGCCACAGGGCATTCGGGTCAACGCCATTTCCCCCGGGCCGATCCGCACCCGGGCGGCCTCGGGGCTCAAGGATTTCGAGGCACTGGCAACGGATGGCGAGACCCACTCGCCGCTGCGCCGGCTCGTCTCCGTGGAGGACATCGGCAATACCGCCGCCTACCTGATTTCCGATGCCGGTTCATCGGTGACCGGCGGGATCCACTATGTGGACGGGGGGCATCATGTCCGGTTCTGA
- a CDS encoding lycopene cyclase family protein encodes MKHFDLALIGFGAATMSLAVRLAARYPGRIAIIEPRQLPSDDRTWCGWRLVDHPFVDQATQIWTRWAVSHGGREIIRGSDQTPYEMLRASAVQAQALDVIGTRQDWSLFAGSALQAAERHDSAWSLTLDSGETLTATRVMDSRPPALALDRPWVWQSFVGRELTGPGLAGESPVRLMDFVDDTTPLLTFVYELPIGPGHRLIELTRFAPQRPSLSELGGQLDRILADRGLAAHTVVREESSHLPMAPIPSYDQEGWMRVGTAGGSMRPATGYTFHDIQRWADVCAEALVAGQAPRAPSRRSLMDWLDGVFLESLWRHRPVGAAGEPFVRLFDRTPPESMARFLMSRPQLADIGHILRALPPTPMLKAAMRHSCRRNRGVRIDSPTG; translated from the coding sequence ATGAAACACTTCGATCTCGCGCTGATCGGATTCGGCGCCGCAACGATGAGCCTGGCGGTCCGACTCGCGGCCCGCTATCCGGGACGGATCGCGATCATCGAACCACGACAGTTGCCAAGTGACGATCGGACGTGGTGTGGCTGGCGACTGGTCGATCACCCCTTTGTCGATCAGGCAACGCAGATTTGGACCCGCTGGGCCGTCAGCCACGGCGGCCGCGAGATCATCCGCGGCAGCGACCAGACCCCCTATGAAATGCTTCGTGCGTCGGCAGTCCAGGCGCAGGCGCTGGACGTGATCGGGACCCGGCAGGACTGGTCGCTGTTCGCGGGATCGGCTCTGCAGGCAGCTGAACGCCACGATTCGGCCTGGTCACTGACACTGGATAGCGGCGAAACGCTTACCGCCACGCGCGTTATGGATTCCCGCCCGCCGGCACTGGCGCTGGATCGGCCGTGGGTATGGCAGAGCTTTGTCGGCCGCGAGCTGACCGGGCCCGGGCTTGCCGGTGAATCGCCAGTACGGCTGATGGACTTCGTCGACGACACCACCCCCTTACTGACGTTTGTTTATGAACTGCCCATCGGTCCCGGCCATCGATTGATCGAACTGACACGATTCGCGCCCCAGCGCCCTTCCCTGTCGGAACTGGGGGGGCAACTGGATCGCATCCTCGCCGACCGCGGGCTGGCGGCGCATACGGTGGTACGGGAGGAATCGAGCCACCTGCCCATGGCACCGATTCCCTCCTACGACCAGGAAGGATGGATGCGGGTCGGTACGGCAGGCGGTAGTATGCGCCCGGCCACCGGGTATACCTTTCACGATATACAGCGCTGGGCGGATGTCTGCGCGGAGGCACTGGTTGCCGGGCAGGCCCCCCGCGCCCCGTCGCGGCGCTCGCTTATGGACTGGCTGGACGGGGTCTTCCTTGAATCACTCTGGCGGCATAGACCTGTCGGGGCAGCGGGTGAGCCGTTCGTACGCCTGTTTGACCGGACGCCCCCGGAGTCGATGGCACGGTTTCTCATGAGCCGGCCACAGCTGGCGGACATCGGCCACATCCTGCGTGCACTCCCCCCGACCCCCATGCTGAAGGCCGCCATGCGGCACTCCTGCCGGCGCAACCGCGGGGTGCGGATCGATTCGCCGACGGGCTAG
- a CDS encoding bifunctional enoyl-CoA hydratase/phosphate acetyltransferase → MSGSDLIENRTFDEIEIGDSAMLEKRLTMEDIKLFAVMSGDVNPAHVDEEFARSSRFHELIAHGMWGGALISTVLGTQLPGPGTIYLGQTLRFRGPVTLGDQIRVKVTATEKDEQKGRITFACEGRNQEDALVLDGEAKVLAPTDKISRPRAVMPTIRLAEEGHLSEMLADADAQEPTTAAVVHPVDIESMQALDIAVQRRLIRPVLVGPLARMQAAADDAGVDISGFEQVATQHSHGAAKAAVDMVSSGDVAMLIKGGLATDELLGKLIDPRNGLRTEREPSQVMAFDVPTYPRPLLISDPLVNIHPTLFEKRDIVSNMALLAHALGIHEPRIAMLSSSEAIDPKLSSTLDAAAICKMADRGQVKGAVIDGPMAFDAAISAATARSRGLESPVAGRADGLIAPDLEAASMLVKQLSHLADARGAGLLMGLRVPVVMSTRDDNVASRLTGIALARCYLAHLEHAGRDAIMSAAG, encoded by the coding sequence ATGTCCGGTTCTGACCTGATCGAGAATCGCACCTTCGACGAGATCGAGATCGGCGACTCGGCGATGCTCGAAAAGCGCCTCACGATGGAGGACATCAAGCTCTTCGCGGTGATGTCCGGCGACGTCAATCCCGCCCACGTGGATGAAGAGTTCGCGCGCAGCAGCCGCTTCCACGAGCTGATCGCCCACGGCATGTGGGGCGGGGCGCTGATTTCGACGGTGCTGGGAACACAGCTCCCCGGACCGGGCACGATCTATCTCGGCCAGACGCTGCGGTTTCGTGGTCCGGTGACTCTGGGCGATCAGATCCGTGTAAAAGTCACGGCCACGGAAAAGGATGAGCAGAAAGGCCGGATAACCTTCGCCTGTGAAGGCCGCAACCAGGAGGACGCCCTGGTGCTCGACGGCGAGGCCAAAGTGCTTGCGCCCACCGATAAAATCAGTCGCCCGCGTGCGGTCATGCCGACCATCCGGCTCGCGGAGGAGGGCCATCTCTCGGAGATGCTCGCCGACGCCGATGCGCAGGAGCCAACCACGGCGGCGGTGGTCCACCCGGTCGATATCGAGAGCATGCAGGCACTTGATATTGCCGTGCAGCGACGCTTGATTCGTCCGGTCCTGGTGGGGCCGCTGGCGCGCATGCAGGCGGCGGCGGATGATGCGGGCGTCGATATCAGTGGCTTCGAGCAGGTCGCCACGCAACACAGTCACGGTGCGGCGAAAGCCGCAGTCGACATGGTGTCTTCCGGCGATGTCGCCATGCTGATCAAGGGGGGGCTTGCCACCGATGAGTTGCTCGGCAAGCTCATCGACCCGCGCAATGGTCTGCGCACCGAGCGCGAGCCGAGCCAGGTCATGGCCTTCGACGTGCCGACCTATCCACGGCCGCTGCTGATTTCCGATCCGCTCGTTAATATCCACCCGACGCTATTCGAGAAACGCGATATCGTCAGTAACATGGCGCTGCTGGCCCATGCGCTGGGGATCCATGAACCGCGCATCGCCATGCTCTCTTCGTCGGAGGCCATCGATCCGAAACTGAGTTCGACGCTGGATGCGGCGGCCATCTGCAAGATGGCGGATCGTGGCCAGGTCAAAGGCGCCGTTATCGATGGTCCGATGGCCTTCGATGCCGCGATCTCGGCCGCCACGGCCCGCTCGCGGGGGCTGGAGTCGCCGGTGGCGGGACGTGCCGACGGGCTGATCGCCCCGGACCTGGAGGCGGCCAGTATGCTCGTCAAGCAGTTGAGCCATCTCGCCGACGCCCGGGGAGCAGGTCTGCTGATGGGCCTGCGGGTACCGGTGGTCATGAGTACTCGGGATGACAATGTCGCTAGCCGGCTGACCGGAATCGCCCTGGCGCGATGCTACCTGGCACACCTCGAGCATGCAGGCCGCGACGCGATCATGTCGGCTGCCGGGTGA
- a CDS encoding TRAP transporter substrate-binding protein, which yields MAYYRSLLPALALGIALSPLPVSAQDGTSFDDMEPIELRLAHVVNEQDGFHLAAEKFEELVEARTDGVVDVELFPNAQLGDERTLLEGMQIGTVDMGVITNGPVANFVEEIAVFELPFLFPSREAAYRVLDGPIGQDLLEELERVNLKGLAYAERGFRNLTNSRGPVSEPADLEGMKLRVMENPVYVDTFRELGANAVPMAWTEALTAMQQGTIDGQENPVNVIHSFELNETQTHMTLSRHTYAPAIFVMGLPVWSELPASVQAVVEQAAQEAAEYERRINAEMEAEQLAELKARGMTVTEDPDLAAFREAVAPVYDKYEERFGEYLTRIREELD from the coding sequence ATGGCGTATTACCGCAGCCTGTTACCCGCTTTGGCGCTGGGTATTGCCCTGTCCCCGCTGCCCGTTAGCGCGCAGGACGGGACATCATTCGACGATATGGAGCCCATCGAGCTGCGTCTCGCCCATGTCGTCAACGAGCAGGACGGGTTCCACCTCGCCGCCGAGAAGTTCGAGGAACTCGTCGAGGCGCGGACCGACGGCGTCGTCGATGTAGAGCTTTTCCCCAACGCACAGCTCGGCGACGAGCGCACTCTGCTCGAGGGGATGCAGATCGGCACCGTCGACATGGGTGTCATTACCAACGGCCCGGTCGCCAATTTCGTTGAGGAAATCGCGGTCTTCGAACTACCGTTTCTGTTCCCGTCCCGGGAGGCCGCCTATCGCGTGCTCGATGGTCCAATCGGCCAGGATCTGCTCGAGGAGCTCGAGCGCGTCAACCTCAAGGGGCTCGCCTACGCCGAGCGTGGCTTTCGCAACCTCACCAACAGCCGCGGCCCGGTCAGTGAACCCGCCGACCTCGAGGGGATGAAGCTGCGGGTGATGGAGAACCCGGTCTACGTCGACACCTTCCGCGAACTCGGTGCCAACGCCGTGCCCATGGCTTGGACCGAGGCACTGACCGCCATGCAGCAGGGCACCATCGACGGCCAGGAAAACCCGGTGAACGTCATCCACTCGTTCGAGCTCAACGAGACGCAGACCCACATGACCCTGAGCCGGCACACCTATGCACCGGCGATCTTTGTCATGGGGCTGCCGGTCTGGAGCGAACTGCCTGCGTCCGTGCAGGCGGTGGTCGAGCAGGCCGCCCAGGAGGCCGCGGAGTACGAGCGTCGGATCAACGCCGAAATGGAGGCAGAGCAGCTCGCCGAGCTGAAGGCGCGCGGCATGACAGTGACCGAGGATCCGGATCTGGCGGCCTTCCGAGAGGCGGTTGCGCCCGTCTACGACAAGTACGAGGAGCGCTTCGGCGAGTACCTGACGCGGATCCGCGAAGAACTGGACTGA
- a CDS encoding phytoene/squalene synthase family protein: MKPREVLARHGSSFHMASRLLRRDDANDVATLYAVCRLIDDIADESANGAGRIDTFIEALTTGELAKIPVDGFEAMVERRQMRLEPLATLARTAAHEARYGRLIDTESELIDYCYGVAGTVGELMCPLLGADPVRGRDAAVALGIGMQLTNIARDVLEDAQRGRRYLPAEWVGQRPPEVIAAAADPDRASVQAAIGRVVDRAEVEYARAETAFALIPWRNRVAIRVAARLYRAIGLRVRDGGCRYWEGRTSLSHRDRRRLALRTLFRPADDAPAATA, encoded by the coding sequence GTGAAGCCCCGTGAGGTACTGGCCCGCCATGGGAGCAGCTTCCACATGGCGAGCCGGCTCCTGCGGCGCGACGATGCCAATGATGTCGCCACTCTCTATGCCGTCTGCCGGCTGATCGACGACATCGCGGACGAGTCCGCGAATGGCGCCGGCCGTATCGATACCTTCATTGAGGCGCTCACCACCGGCGAACTGGCGAAAATACCGGTGGATGGCTTCGAGGCGATGGTCGAGCGCCGGCAGATGCGGCTCGAGCCATTGGCGACGCTGGCCCGTACCGCCGCCCATGAAGCCCGATACGGCCGTCTCATCGACACCGAATCCGAGCTCATCGACTACTGCTACGGCGTTGCCGGTACGGTTGGCGAGCTCATGTGCCCACTACTCGGTGCCGATCCCGTGCGCGGTCGGGATGCCGCTGTTGCCCTCGGTATCGGCATGCAACTGACCAACATCGCGCGGGATGTCCTCGAGGATGCGCAGCGCGGCCGTCGTTATCTGCCGGCGGAATGGGTTGGCCAGCGGCCGCCGGAGGTTATTGCCGCAGCCGCAGACCCTGATCGGGCATCGGTGCAGGCGGCAATCGGCCGAGTCGTTGATCGGGCCGAGGTCGAGTATGCCCGGGCGGAGACGGCGTTTGCGTTAATCCCCTGGCGCAATCGCGTCGCCATCCGCGTGGCGGCACGTCTCTACCGCGCCATCGGCCTGCGGGTGCGGGACGGTGGCTGCCGTTACTGGGAAGGACGAACGTCACTCAGTCATCGCGACCGGCGCCGGCTTGCCCTGCGCACGCTGTTTCGGCCGGCAGACGACGCCCCCGCCGCCACGGCATGA
- the ade gene encoding adenine deaminase → MDNDTRTIRANLIDLHDRRIYAAAVAWSARHIVAITTLGPPDPSLDYLLPGFIDAHVHVESTMLTPAEFGRIACRHGTVAAVSDPHEIANILGTDGVHYMASDAQRSPIPIHFGAPACVPATAHETSGAELRASHIEKLLSEGHAEHLAEVMDFPGVLEREPGLMAKIDIAKQRGRRVDGHAPGLTGDAARRYADAGIDNDHECATREEAEAKLAAGMHLVIREGSAAKNFAALHPLIDSYPQQIMFCTDDLHPDDLVAGHINRLCARAIAAGHDRFDVLRAGCINPVRHYRLPVGQLRVGDRMDAVLVDDPDRLNVLTTWVAGNRVAEDGNSLSRHQPAALINRFNSAPVTADALTAALPRADPSDPSISLRVIECRDGALDTSERRVKPCWEGDQPTPDPGNDVLMLAVVNRYRVTPPAVAFIRGFGLNDGAIAGSIAHDSHNVIAVGSSAQWVAEALNRVIDMRGGIAAAGKAGTDQLPLPVAGLMSDADGDTMAHRHEALVTLAQRLGTPLTAPFMTLSFMALLVIPALKLSDRGLFDGERFAFVPLLDGA, encoded by the coding sequence ATGGACAACGACACTCGCACAATCCGCGCCAATCTGATCGACCTCCACGACCGGCGGATCTACGCCGCCGCGGTTGCCTGGAGCGCCCGGCACATCGTCGCCATCACCACGCTCGGGCCGCCCGATCCGTCACTGGATTACCTGCTACCGGGCTTTATCGATGCCCATGTGCATGTCGAGAGCACCATGCTCACTCCCGCCGAGTTCGGCCGGATTGCCTGCCGGCACGGCACGGTGGCCGCCGTCAGCGATCCCCACGAGATCGCCAATATCCTCGGGACGGACGGGGTCCATTACATGGCATCGGATGCACAGCGCAGTCCGATCCCGATCCATTTCGGGGCACCGGCCTGCGTCCCCGCCACTGCGCACGAGACGTCCGGGGCCGAGCTGCGCGCCAGTCATATCGAGAAGCTTCTGAGCGAGGGCCATGCGGAACACCTCGCCGAGGTGATGGACTTTCCCGGTGTGCTCGAGCGCGAACCCGGCTTAATGGCAAAGATCGACATCGCAAAGCAACGCGGCCGCCGGGTGGACGGTCATGCACCGGGGCTGACCGGCGACGCGGCACGGCGCTATGCCGACGCCGGCATCGATAACGATCACGAGTGTGCGACCCGCGAAGAGGCCGAGGCAAAGCTCGCCGCGGGCATGCACCTGGTCATCCGCGAGGGGTCGGCGGCGAAAAACTTCGCGGCACTGCACCCGCTGATTGATTCATACCCGCAGCAGATCATGTTCTGCACCGACGATCTGCACCCGGATGACCTTGTTGCCGGCCACATCAACCGACTCTGTGCCCGGGCAATCGCCGCCGGTCACGATCGCTTCGATGTACTGCGCGCGGGCTGTATCAACCCGGTGCGGCACTACCGGCTGCCGGTCGGTCAGCTGCGCGTCGGTGATCGAATGGATGCCGTCCTCGTCGATGATCCCGACCGGCTGAATGTCCTCACGACCTGGGTGGCGGGCAACCGCGTTGCCGAGGACGGGAACAGTCTCTCCCGACATCAGCCCGCAGCGCTGATCAATCGCTTCAATAGCGCACCAGTCACTGCCGACGCGCTGACGGCCGCGCTGCCGCGGGCAGACCCGAGCGATCCGTCGATAAGTCTGCGGGTGATCGAGTGCCGCGACGGGGCCCTCGACACTTCGGAAAGACGGGTCAAACCCTGTTGGGAGGGCGATCAGCCCACTCCCGATCCGGGCAACGATGTGCTGATGCTCGCGGTGGTCAACCGCTACCGGGTCACCCCGCCCGCAGTCGCCTTTATCCGCGGGTTCGGGCTCAACGATGGTGCAATCGCCGGCTCCATCGCGCACGACTCGCACAACGTCATCGCTGTTGGCAGCAGCGCTCAATGGGTAGCGGAGGCACTGAACCGCGTCATCGACATGCGGGGTGGCATCGCTGCGGCCGGCAAGGCGGGGACCGATCAGCTGCCGCTACCGGTTGCGGGGCTGATGAGCGACGCGGACGGCGACACCATGGCGCATCGGCACGAGGCGCTGGTTACCCTCGCGCAGCGACTGGGAACGCCGCTGACGGCTCCTTTCATGACGCTGTCGTTCATGGCACTGCTGGTGATTCCGGCCCTCAAACTCAGTGACCGCGGCCTGTTCGATGGCGAGCGATTTGCGTTCGTGCCGTTGCTGGATGGGGCGTAG
- a CDS encoding TRAP transporter small permease has protein sequence MLATLQRVEGVIDAVLQRIAFAGVVALIGVMSLQIVSRLFFNATSWSEETARYLLIWLTFLGACLAFRRGRHIAVSVIADGLPSPIPRIAKALVAIVALVFMIVLVWVGLDYMALQSYQQSPALQIPMSAVYAVMPLSAGIMGFMAFIDLLEALAGR, from the coding sequence TTGCTGGCGACACTCCAGCGCGTCGAGGGCGTCATTGATGCCGTGCTGCAACGCATTGCGTTTGCCGGTGTTGTGGCGCTCATCGGCGTCATGTCCCTGCAGATCGTGTCACGGCTGTTCTTCAACGCCACCAGCTGGAGCGAGGAAACGGCACGTTATCTACTCATCTGGTTGACCTTCCTGGGGGCTTGCCTGGCCTTTCGGCGCGGCCGGCATATCGCGGTCAGCGTGATCGCCGACGGTCTGCCTTCACCGATCCCCCGGATCGCTAAGGCGCTCGTCGCGATAGTGGCCCTCGTGTTCATGATCGTCCTGGTGTGGGTTGGACTCGACTACATGGCCCTGCAGTCGTATCAGCAGTCGCCAGCGCTGCAGATCCCCATGTCGGCGGTGTACGCGGTCATGCCGCTGAGCGCCGGAATCATGGGGTTCATGGCATTCATTGATTTGCTTGAGGCGCTGGCCGGGCGATGA
- a CDS encoding TRAP transporter large permease, with translation MTLLLFTSFLLFLVIGVPVAIAIGASTVAALWADGVSLMVLPQRLFAGIDSFALVAVPLFILAGDLMAGGRISEKLVAFADSLLGFVKGGLSVVSVLAGMFFAAISGSGAATTAAIGSALVPELRRRGYDPAAAASLIAASGTIGVVIPPSVPLIIYAVIARESVTELFLTGFLPGVAMGVGLMAIAVTQAYRRNYPRGSAFSLGHVWSTLRGAFWGLLTPLIILGGIFSGLFTPSEAAVIAVNYAVFVSLVIERDLGLRDVYRIMIRSVITTAVIMFVIATSAVLSWTLANWSIPGQIAEFALSLSSNPYTIMLLVVTVILLTGVFIETASALIILTPVLLPLVTQIGVDPIHFGIIIVVGLAIGMITPPVAINLYVASSVTGQPLERIARAVIPYLLCLISVLLAVVYLPMIVAG, from the coding sequence ATGACGCTGCTGCTGTTCACCAGCTTCCTGTTATTCCTTGTTATCGGCGTGCCGGTGGCCATTGCGATCGGTGCGAGCACCGTCGCCGCGCTGTGGGCCGATGGCGTGTCGCTCATGGTCCTGCCCCAGCGATTGTTTGCCGGTATCGATTCATTCGCGTTGGTCGCCGTGCCGCTTTTCATCCTCGCCGGCGACCTGATGGCCGGTGGCCGGATCAGCGAAAAGCTCGTCGCCTTCGCCGATTCCCTGCTGGGGTTCGTGAAAGGCGGGCTATCGGTCGTATCGGTGCTCGCGGGCATGTTCTTCGCCGCCATATCCGGCTCCGGCGCCGCCACCACGGCTGCCATCGGCTCCGCGCTGGTGCCCGAGCTCCGTCGCCGGGGGTATGACCCTGCCGCCGCGGCCAGCCTGATTGCCGCAAGCGGCACCATCGGTGTAGTGATCCCGCCCTCGGTCCCGCTGATCATCTACGCGGTGATCGCCCGCGAATCGGTCACCGAGCTTTTCCTGACCGGTTTTCTGCCCGGGGTCGCCATGGGCGTAGGTCTGATGGCCATTGCCGTGACGCAGGCCTACCGGCGCAACTATCCGCGCGGTTCCGCCTTCAGCCTTGGTCATGTCTGGAGCACTTTGCGCGGGGCATTCTGGGGACTGCTGACACCGCTGATTATTCTCGGCGGCATCTTCTCCGGGCTTTTCACACCCAGCGAGGCCGCCGTGATCGCGGTCAACTATGCGGTTTTCGTCTCGCTGGTCATCGAGCGCGATCTTGGCCTGCGGGACGTGTACCGCATCATGATCCGCTCGGTGATCACCACCGCTGTCATCATGTTCGTGATTGCGACCTCCGCCGTCCTCAGCTGGACACTGGCCAACTGGAGCATTCCCGGCCAGATCGCGGAATTCGCGCTCTCGCTATCCAGCAACCCCTATACGATCATGCTGCTGGTGGTGACGGTCATCCTGCTCACGGGTGTCTTCATCGAGACGGCCAGTGCACTGATTATTCTTACGCCGGTATTGTTGCCGCTGGTCACGCAGATCGGCGTCGATCCGATCCATTTCGGGATCATCATCGTGGTCGGACTGGCGATTGGCATGATCACGCCGCCGGTGGCCATTAACCTGTATGTGGCCTCCTCGGTCACCGGGCAGCCTCTGGAGCGGATCGCCCGCGCCGTCATCCCCTATCTCCTGTGCCTGATCAGCGTGTTGCTCGCCGTGGTTTATCTGCCGATGATCGTCGCGGGTTAG
- the panD gene encoding aspartate 1-decarboxylase, which yields MMISVLQAKIHAATVTDANLEYEGSITIDPTLLDASGLLPHQHVHVYNITNGNRFETYIIKGMPDRGEITINGAAAHMAGRGDRVIIAAYAQVNPEEARTWEPTRVFVDSQNVPKTPG from the coding sequence ATGATGATTTCGGTACTGCAAGCCAAGATTCACGCGGCGACGGTCACCGATGCCAATCTCGAGTACGAGGGCAGCATCACCATCGATCCGACGCTGCTCGACGCTTCGGGGCTGTTACCGCACCAGCATGTACACGTCTACAACATCACCAACGGCAATCGGTTCGAGACCTATATCATCAAGGGCATGCCGGACCGCGGCGAGATCACGATCAACGGCGCCGCCGCGCACATGGCAGGTCGCGGCGACCGGGTGATCATCGCCGCCTATGCGCAGGTCAATCCCGAAGAGGCACGGACCTGGGAGCCGACGCGGGTCTTCGTCGACTCGCAGAATGTGCCGAAGACACCCGGCTGA